TTCATGCACTTACCCAGATGATGAAACAATATTCCACAGACAGTTCCTTTACGTTTCATGAAAAACACGTTGAAGCAGTCACTGTATTTAAACTGAAGGTAGAACAAATTACCGGCAAAGCATTAAAAAAATCCTAAAACCGAACATTCTTACAGGGTTTCTTTTTAGTCAGACCATAACCTGAAAAAGGGTATGGTCTGTGTTTTGTCGATATCTGATACAATTACCACCTGTACTACAGCCGTAGTTATATTATCTTTAAATTTGTCACAGCCACCTGATAAATTGGTTACTAAATCCGATTATTGCTTTTCTCCCATCATATAGGATACATTATTATAGCAACGACTTGCAATTGTCTGCCTTGTACCATTATAGCATAATTTTACTTATAGAACATTAATTACTAATTATTAACAATATAACACTCCCCCTGCTTTAGGAACACCGAAAGTCAGGGGGGAATTATAATTCATGATTTTGTACTATTCCAACATAAAGTTAGCTACTCCAATATTTTTCAAAGTAACCTTGGGTTTGCATCCAGGCGATAAACAAGTATTAGCGGAAGGGCAAACCCTTAATAAATAGCAGGCATCATAGGGTACCTCGAATTTAAAACATCCGTACCGGCATATGGTTTCACAATAAATCAAGGTTTCACAGTCATTACAAATTTTATAGAGCATAACATCCCACTCGTGAGGCTTGCAGCATTCACAACCCCATACACATCCAAAAATAATACCGGGTGTAATTAAGCAATCCGGGCATTTCTGGCATTCCTCCTGCTCCGGACAATACGGATAGGGAATGGGTACCGGTATTCCAATATATTCTGTACCAGCTTCCGGGCACTCCGGGCATTCCGGGCAGCTCGGGCAGGGCTTTACTTCCGGGCAAGTTGGACACACTGGGCAGGGTGGTGGTGTGGGACACGGTTGTATCTCTGGGCAAGTCGGACACGGCTTTACTTCCGGACACGCCGGGCACACTGGGCAAGGTGGTGGTGTGGGACACGGTTGTATCTCCGGGCAAGTCGGACACGGCTTTACTTCCGGACACGCCGGGCAAGGCGGTGCCTCCGGGCAGGGTGGTGCCTCCGGGCAGGGTGGTGGTGTAGGACACGGCTGGGCTTCCGGACAAGGCGGACAGGTAGGTTGTGGTATACTCGGTTGTTCTGGCTGTTCCGGTATTACCTCCCCACAAACCAAGCCACCTTGAAATGGATAAAGATGAAATTCAAAACCACTATTTGCATTTACTGCCAAAGAATCTAATGCCGCATTACCACTAACATGACCTCCGGTAGGGTGCCCATGAAATTTTGCCTGTGGAGCTAAAATACTTCCCCATATATCAGCCGGAACTTCCATGAAGATATTAGTAGCGTCTTCAAATACATATAAAGTTTGGCGTGCGCGGTATTCTTCCCCCATTAAACCATACTGAAGATGCGCATTATTACCGGAACGAATACGTACAATAACCAAGCTTCCGGCAGGAACTTCTGCACGAATTCCTTTATTAATCAGCCCATTTGGTCTGACATCTAATAAAAATACATTTTGTCTGGGATCATTTCCTCGAAGAATCCACTCATGATAATTATCCACAACGGTACCATTGACGGGAAGATTCTGAATGCATTCCTTATAGCTTTCAATACTGTCTCTGGCGCTGGCAAAAAATTGAGATACATTAGCATCTATCCTGGAAGCCGGTATATATCTCGGTACATCATAGCTTGGTATTACATAGTGGTCCCCTTTATCACTGGGCGTCCAGTAAGGACTTCCTCCATTTGCCTGGTATAGATATTTTAATTCTTCTAATTGGTTACCTGAATTATCTTTGCCAATAAGATAAGTACTGCCTTTTCCGGCACGGAAACCACCACCTGCTACGACATGACCAACTACTACTAAAGGTCCCGTCATAGCGACGTTACCACCTACCAAAAATCTTACCATGTCTGGTGAATATCCAATATCTGTAACACCGTTCTTTCTCTCAAAGCCCAGGCTCAATCCTCTGGGACTGTAATAACTTCCTCCTACTGCCATTGCACCTTCAACATCTATAATATTGTTCGCATCGTTAAATACAATAACATTGAAACCGGAAGCTAATCCAAAGGGCTGACCTTCTACGTTGTACCAGGTTATATCATCATAAGGTATTCCGACACCCGATATGGAGGCATTGTAATTAAAGTTATTATTCATGTTTACTCCTGTAAAATACCTCGGATTGCTATGAATCCACATTCTCAGTTTAGTTTATTCCACAGAAGAATATATGTGCTAGTTTCAAAAAGAGTTTGTAAGAATTTTACTGTTAGACACAAGTTATAATGCTTTGATTTTATGTAGAACTTGCAGCTTATGAATCAACCGACTTATATTTTATAGAATAGGCGTGATAACGATACTCACCTTTTCGTTATCTATTTTATTTATTGTATAAATTAATTTTCTTTTATACATTTCCGCTTCAAACCAGGGCATTATATGGTCACATATAATCTCTAGCTTGTTAAATATTGTGGAATTCAAAAAGGGAATAATTGTACTCTTAGAGGAATAAGAAGTATCTGAATTTTTTAATAAACTAAAATCAAAAAAGTAACTGCCCTTCTCTTCTGTTTCTATTGGAGTTTTTGGTATTTTCTTAACTTTTTCTTGTTCTGTCTGTATATAAAACATTTCTTGAATAATTTCCTGATACAGTTCCTCCAAAATAAAAGTAGAAAATTCTACAAGTTCTGAGATTATGTAACCGGCATTATCAAATACCTGATATATAAGACCATTCATTGCTTTTCCAACAATAATGTTGCATCCTGAAAGTTCAGTTATAATCTTTTCCAGATTCTTTCGTACGGTTTGCATATCTTCAGTGAATGTATTTTTGAGTTCTATCTTTTTTTCTACCTTCCATTCCTTCTCTGCTTTTGAATATAGAACTAATTTGTCCGCCTCCTGAAACCGGGCTGTTCTGCCATGTTCATCAAAGATTACCGCAATTCTTTTATTCATAGACTCTCCTTCCTGTAATCATCTGTTCCTGATAGCACAAGCTATTATATTAATTGATTGATAATTTTTTATTGGAATGATTATATTCTAAAATTTCAAAAGAAGCAAGGCATTTTTTAACATTATACAGCTAGCAGTGTGTAAAATGGTATTCTTTAGAATTGAAAGTTAGATAAATTTTTTTACTTAAATTTATTATAAATAGTTCTAAAAAAGTTGGAGGAAAGGGAATGAATCCTTTCCTCCAACAAGCAATTTTACTTATACTACTTTTCTGTTATAATGACCCTTCAAGTCAAAGAAACCAATCTCTCTCATAGGTGTGAACTCACAAACAGCTAACTGGGTCATCTTCCCGGTAAAGGGTTTGAATTCTTCACAAAGATGTGGAATCAGAGGTTTAATGATTTCTGGTTCTCCCATTGCCAAAGTCGCATGGGGTACCCATTCCTTTGATCTTATGGAATATAGATATCCTTCATCCCCGCTAAAATCGTCATATTTTTCATGCAATTTTTCATGAAACAATAACAGCTTCTTATCAACTCTGGGCGCAGCATAGCATATGTTCGTACCAAATACTCCAATATGGTTAAAATAAAGCTCCGGTGCCTCATGTTTCTTTGAAAATTCATCCACCCAGGTCAATAGTTTTTTCTCATCCAGCCCCACATAAATCCCCAATGTCAGATGAGGCGGCAACTCTGCCGGCTCATAACCCTTCTGACGTAAACTATCCTCCAGTTTTTTAAAATGTCGGTTGGTTTTTTGGTCAAACAAACCCATCACGCAATAGAATTTACCACCCATATTCTAAACCCCTTTCCAATCTATATCATAAAAAATGCTTTTAACATTTATTATGCTGTATTTATTTTATACACTTCCTAAGTTCATCAATGGAAGCCTCTGGATAGTATTGTTGCAATTGTTTCACAATTTTATCCTTAGCTTCTCCGGCAGATAACCTATATTCACTTTTTACATACTCTTCTCCAAATAAGTCTTCTGATAAGGAATATACTGCCACCGGCCAACCATATTCTTGATTTTTCTTGTTTTTCTTACGAACAAAGCCTCTTACGGTTATGTATGTCTGCATTTGTAACGTAGACATTACCGTATCAAAACCCTTTTCCCCTCCTTTTCCAAACCCTGCCATCATTTTCATTTCATTAGAAAGAAGTGTTTTGTGCTCCGTCAGGATATCAATGATATTTTTTGCTTTTCTAGAAGCCAGACCATCCTCATAACGACTATCAAAGTCATAACCGTCTCTGCGATAGGCAGCAAATATCGGATACCATTCTTTAGAGATAAAACCGGCTTTACCTGAAAAAAACTTGCCATAAGCAATATCTCCTTCGTCAGCAATTAAGGCTCTCCATTCCCAGGGATCTTCTGATTTTTTTCCAGTCCACCAGGCATTTTTATCCGTTTGCTCTTCCACTGAAAAACCAGGCACATTACTTTTGAACAACGGCAGAAAGCCTATGGTATTCACCAGCTTGGTCAATTCTTTGTGATTCTTAAGCCTCTTAGAATCTTCCTTCTCAAGCCCCTCCATTATAAAGGTTCCATTGCTTGTTATCATGAAGTTTCCTCCCTTAATAATATAGCTAAGCATACTCGGAACTTAACTCTTTACTATATTATCCTTGTATTATACCTTACTATATTTACCATTATAACTGATAGCAAACATTTATTCAATATTTACCTTCTTTAAGTTTTCTTAAATTCTTACTTATTATACTATTTAATCCTTTTTACTTACTTTCCACAAGGATTGTTAATTGTGTTCTTAATCCTGTTATCTGTCCTTTTGCTGCTCTTTTCATATTTTCCAACCTGCTAAGTACAGACTCTACACCACGTTTTACTTGAGATACGCTTTCTTTGGAATCATTAATCCTTGATTGAATTACCCAATCAGCTATTAATCCGTCAAAGAAAAAGTCTGCAAACTTTACAAATCCCTCGATATTAATTTCTATATCTGATTCAATCTTTATATCTGTAAGTTCAGAACGGAATTGATTTAACAGACTTTGTATTTCGGATACAGCCGCCTTAGCATCATCAATATGTGAATGCTTTACCATATCCGTAATAAGTCCACCGCCTAGCATATCCCAAACTCCCCAGCCTTCTGCACTAGATAAGCTGGATTCTGCACTTAAAACCCTGTCTATAATACGCTTGCCCACTGTAATAGCTTCCTCAATCTCTTTTAGATTACTCTGACAAAAAGATATGGCTTCTTCAATATCAATAATTTGCTTTGCATCTTCTCTTCCACTGTTCTTAAGCAAATTATATTTTTGCTCATATAAAGTATTATATTTTTGCTCATATCCGGAATATTCCATTCGTTCAGTACGAAGCTTATAGATAGAGTTTTTTATAGCATCCATCTCAGACAACGTTTCCTCTAGTTTAAGTCTTACTGCCAGAGCTTCCTGCCGTTCTTTTTCCATTTGTTTATCCTTGCTTCCCAAAATAGTATAAAACATAACTGTAATACTGGCTTTGTTTAGCTTTTCCACATCTTCCTCTTCTTTTTTCAATTGCCAGCTAAGATCAGCTTCTTTACGCTCCAGTTCCATAAGCTGCTTTTCTAAATCCTTTATGATATTCAACTTCTTTTTATCTTTCTGTATTCCAACTCTTAACTTTTCTAATTCTTGATTCATTTCATCATACATATATTACTCCTATCTGAAACCCTTTCGTCTCTGTAAATCTGTCTGTAAATAATCCTTATCCGTATTCTTATTTCCCGTATGCTATCTATACTTTACCATATATAAGAATCTTAAAACATTAAGGTTACATTAATATTTGTATATGTTTTTATTACAGGCAAAAATCACTTTCTTATACGATAAAGAATCCATTCACATATGATAATCTTATTCATAACAAATGCGCCCTGCTACAGCTTTTTAAGCTATATCAAGACGCATTATTATACTTTATCTGTGGAATGTCTGTTTTTTGACAGACCTATATGTTTTTATATACTAATTACCACATTCTATGCTTATTTCATTGAATTTATCCAGAATATTCTGTATTTCAAGGTCTGCTTTTTCACTGTCAGACTTATCAATTACCGGCTCTCCCCGATGCATCATTAAAAGTCGGCTTCCATATTCTACTGCATATCTTAGGTTATGGGTAACCATAATCGTTGTTAATTCTTTCTCTTTTACTATTTCATCGGTTAACTCCATAATCCGTTCTGCCGTTTTCGGGTCAAGAGCGGCTGTATGCTCATCTAGAATTAGGAATTCTATGGGTGTCATAGTGGACATTAACAATGCCATAGCCTGACGCTGCCCTCCGGATAAGGAACCAACCGGTATGTCCATCTTATCCTCTAATCCTAGGTTTAATTTTCTCAAACTTTCCCGGTATTCATTGATTCTTTTTTTATTCGTGCCCATAGAGAGATTAAACGCTTTTCCTTTATTATCAGCTAAAGACATATTTTCTAATATTGTCATAGTAGGACAGGTGCCCATAGCCGGATTCTGATATACCCTGCCTATTTTTCTCTGTCTTTTATATTCGGGCATATTGGTAATATCCGCCTGGTTAATATATATTTTGCCATTATCAATAGGTATGCTTCCGCAAATAATATTTAACATAGAGGTCTTACCTGAGCCGTTGCTTCCCACCACAGAAACAAATTCTTTATCCTTTACCGTCAGATTAAAATCATTAAACAAGCACATTTCATTTACTGTTCCTGGGTTATAATATTTATTAATATTTATTAGTTCAAGCATTGGTCTTTACCCTCCTTTTTCTCTCGTAGCTGATAATTAAAATTGCAAGGAATAAAACCGAAGTAATCAACTTTAAATCAGATGCTGCCATGCCAAAGGAAATAGCGATGGAGACACAAGCTTTATAAAGAACAGACCCGGCTATTACAGCCGTTGTTGCTTTTACCTTCCCCCTTTTCTTAAAAAGACTGGTTCCAATAATAACACTTGCCAAACCAATTACAATGGCTCCGGTACCTATGGAAATCTCAAAGAATCCATGTTTTTGTGTATATATACAGCCTGCCAGTGCAGCGAATCCGTTGGCAATGGCAAGACCTATAATTTTTACTGCTCCTTTATCCTTTGCAAGAGATGTTACTAAAACCTCATTGTCCCCCACAGCCCTTAGGAGATAGCCGGACTTCGTTTTCAAATAGAAGTCCAGTAATAACTTCATAATAATAATGATAAGCAACAGAATAATGATCGGTACAAGAAATTTAACAGGCTCCGGTACCACTTTATCAAGAAAAGAATTTTCAAATATACTTTCCTTACTAAATATTGCTACATTTGATTTTCCTGCAATTCGCAAGTTTATAGAATACAAAGCCGTCATTATAATAATACCGGATAAAAGATCCCTAACTTTGAATTTAACGTGTATAATTCCTGTAAGCATACCAACAAAAGCACCTGCTAAAAAAGCAAGAAATAAAGTTACCAAAGGATTTACGCCTGCTACAATCAGGATAGCCGCAACTGCACCTCCAAGCGGAAAGGTACCGTCAACCGACAAATCGGGAAAATCCAATATTTTATAAGTTATATATACTCCAAGAGCCATGACCGCATATATAAACCCTTCTTCAAATACGCCCAGTATTAATCTGAACAGACCTTCTAATCCTAACATAGCTTTCTTTCCTGCCTTTCCTCACTGGGGATGATTAATCGCCTCTTCCCTCTTTATCACGGATAAATAAAGTAGTATCATTCCATTTATTCTGTAATTTCTGAAAACATTTCTTTTGCTGAACTTACTAAATTATCTGGTAAGTTAATTCCCAGATTGTCTGCAACTGCTGTATTGCCGTAAAATGCTGCTGCTTCTATTGTTTCAAATGAAAGATCTGCAGCTTTAGCTTCTCCTTTTAGTACCTTGGCTGCCATTTTACCTGTCTGAATCCCCAGGTCATAATAATCAAGACCCATTGCCGCAAGACAGCCAATTTTCACCTGCTCTACTTCACTGCCAAATACCGGTGTATTTTTATTTGCCGCTTTACTAAGTATAATCGGGAGAGAACTTACTACCGTACTATCTGTAAGGTTGCTGATACAATCCACGGACTCTAAAAGGCTGTCTGCCGCCAAAGGAATATCTGCTGCTGCCGTAATTCCTTTTATTACGATTTCAAAGCCATAATCTGCGGCGGCTGCTTTGTATTCTTCAATTGCTGACACAGAGTTGATTTCACTGGTACTGTAGAGTATTCCTATCTTTTTAGCATCCGGTAAAATTGCACGTATCATCTCCAATTGTTCTTTAACTGGTAATTTATCACTGGTGCCTGTTATATTTCCACTAGGCGTTTTATCTTCTTTTGCAAGTTCAGCAAGGACGGGGTCTGTAACTGCTGTAAAAATAATGGGAATATCTGAGTTTTTCGCTGCACCAAAAGCACTTTGAGCCATGGGAGTTGCGATAGAACAGATTAAGTCTACTTTTTTAGATACATATTCATTTGCTATCTGAGCTGCCATACCACCATCTGCCTGCGCATTATCGTAAAGTACTTTCAGATTCTCACCTTCCACATAACCCGCTTCCTTTAAACCTGCCAGAAAGCCTTCCCTGCAATTATCCAAGGAACCATGCTCTGCAAACTGCCCGATACCGATGGTTATCTGTCCCTCTTTCTGACTGCAACCGGTAAAAAGACTGCATAATAATACAAATAACATAAATACAGCTGTTCTTCTCTTCATAAAAACACTCCATTTCTCCGCCTTTCGCGGCTCAATATCTCATATGATTGGTTCACTGCTAATAAGTGATTGTTCCGTTCGACCTTTTCTGCCATTTATGGTTTGCCAATGGATGGTTTTTATTCCTTCACCATTTTATTTTGAATTAATACGTAAAAATAAATCTGTTATAAACGCTTCCAAAAAGGATATATAATTTATTTTTAAATAAAAAAAGCCCCAAGTTATATAACTTGAGACGAATAAAATCCGCGGTACCACTCAATTTGACAAAGTCCACTTTTTCATATACTAACATATATGCCATACTGGTAACGGTTATGGTCACCGTCAACGCCTACTATTATTTCGGGTTGCCCTCAAAAGCCCATTCAACTAAAAATTCCATACTCCTTTCCACCACCAGGAGCTCTCTGTTATGAAATATGAAAGTCTACTCTTCTTTCTCAACGGTTTTCGCTTATTAATAACTATATGATAATATGCTTTTAAATATTTGTCAATGATAAATTTTTATACGGTATTAGTATCTGAACCATTTTTGATAATGTCTTAAGTAACCACAAGTGATTATGTCCCAAATGAGTAATCCATGTTACACTATATCCTCATGACTTACAGATGAGGAGACATTATGAGAAAGGTCAAGTTGACTATGAATGAAGAAAAACGTTATGAAGTAATAAAGAAGTTAGTAGACACAAACGGAAATAAAAAGAATGCTGCCTTGAAGATCGGTTGCACCGAAAGACATATCAATAGAATGATTGCAGGATATAAACGTGATGGTAAATCCTTTTTTATACATGGAAACAGAGGTCGGACTCCTGCTCATGCTCTTTCAAAAGAAACCAAGCAAACTGTCCTAGATTTATATCGTAGTAAGTACTTCGATACGAATTTTACTCATTGTATCGAGCTTCTAGAGAAGTATGAGGGAATTTCTATTTCTGTATCTACATTGAACTCTATTTTAGAAAAAGAATATATTCTTTCTCCAAAAGCTACCCGATCAAAAAAAAGAAAAACCAAACTAAAACTTAAACATTTGAAAACACAAACTAAATCTAAAAAGATACTAGCAGAGTTGCAATCCAATATCGTTGCAATCGAGGATGCACATTCCAGACGTCCTAGATGTGCTTATTTTGGCGAAATGCTTCAAATGGATGCTTCGATCCACTTGTGGTTCGGTGATACGAAAACTCAGCTTCACATCGCTGTCGATGATGCAACTGGTACTATTGTCGGTGCTTACTTTGATGAACAAGAAACTTTAAAAGGATACTACAATGTGTTTCATCAAGTACTTACTGAGTATGGTATTCCCTATTTATTTTTTACCGATAACCGTACAGTTTTTGAATATAAACAAAAAAACGCCCCTTCTATCGAAGAGGACACATACACACAATTCGCTTATGCTTGTAAACAGCTAGGTGTTGAAATCAAGACCAGCAGTATACCACAAGCAAAAGGTCGAGTGGAACGATTGTTCCAAACCTTACAATCTCGCCTACCAGTCGAATTACGCCTGGCAGGCATAAACACACTTAGCGAAGCAAATGCATTCTTAAACTCCTACATAAAAGAATACAATGCCAAGTTTGCTCTAGAGACCAATCTTATCAAATCTGTCTTTGAAAAGCAACCCGTTTTAGAAGAAATAAATCTTGTTCTTTCTGTTCTTACAGAAAGAAAGATAGATAATGGACACTGTTTGAAGTTTAAAAATAAGTATTTTAAGACACTTGATAAGAACGGGCATCAGGTACACTTTTATAAGGGGACAAAGGCAATGGTAATAGAAGCATTTGACGGTAATAAATACTGTTGTATAGA
The nucleotide sequence above comes from Anaerocolumna cellulosilytica. Encoded proteins:
- a CDS encoding ABC transporter ATP-binding protein, translating into MLELININKYYNPGTVNEMCLFNDFNLTVKDKEFVSVVGSNGSGKTSMLNIICGSIPIDNGKIYINQADITNMPEYKRQRKIGRVYQNPAMGTCPTMTILENMSLADNKGKAFNLSMGTNKKRINEYRESLRKLNLGLEDKMDIPVGSLSGGQRQAMALLMSTMTPIEFLILDEHTAALDPKTAERIMELTDEIVKEKELTTIMVTHNLRYAVEYGSRLLMMHRGEPVIDKSDSEKADLEIQNILDKFNEISIECGN
- a CDS encoding 2'-5' RNA ligase family protein — encoded protein: MGGKFYCVMGLFDQKTNRHFKKLEDSLRQKGYEPAELPPHLTLGIYVGLDEKKLLTWVDEFSKKHEAPELYFNHIGVFGTNICYAAPRVDKKLLLFHEKLHEKYDDFSGDEGYLYSIRSKEWVPHATLAMGEPEIIKPLIPHLCEEFKPFTGKMTQLAVCEFTPMREIGFFDLKGHYNRKVV
- a CDS encoding ISNCY family transposase, producing MNEEKRYEVIKKLVDTNGNKKNAALKIGCTERHINRMIAGYKRDGKSFFIHGNRGRTPAHALSKETKQTVLDLYRSKYFDTNFTHCIELLEKYEGISISVSTLNSILEKEYILSPKATRSKKRKTKLKLKHLKTQTKSKKILAELQSNIVAIEDAHSRRPRCAYFGEMLQMDASIHLWFGDTKTQLHIAVDDATGTIVGAYFDEQETLKGYYNVFHQVLTEYGIPYLFFTDNRTVFEYKQKNAPSIEEDTYTQFAYACKQLGVEIKTSSIPQAKGRVERLFQTLQSRLPVELRLAGINTLSEANAFLNSYIKEYNAKFALETNLIKSVFEKQPVLEEINLVLSVLTERKIDNGHCLKFKNKYFKTLDKNGHQVHFYKGTKAMVIEAFDGNKYCCIDESIYALEAIPSHEKISKNFDLTLSQNRTIKRKIPGMHHPWRRQEFWRFVKMQEHHWNDEVPA
- a CDS encoding ABC transporter permease codes for the protein MFRLILGVFEEGFIYAVMALGVYITYKILDFPDLSVDGTFPLGGAVAAILIVAGVNPLVTLFLAFLAGAFVGMLTGIIHVKFKVRDLLSGIIIMTALYSINLRIAGKSNVAIFSKESIFENSFLDKVVPEPVKFLVPIIILLLIIIIMKLLLDFYLKTKSGYLLRAVGDNEVLVTSLAKDKGAVKIIGLAIANGFAALAGCIYTQKHGFFEISIGTGAIVIGLASVIIGTSLFKKRGKVKATTAVIAGSVLYKACVSIAISFGMAASDLKLITSVLFLAILIISYERKRRVKTNA
- a CDS encoding Fe-only nitrogenase accessory AnfO family protein, with the protein product MNKRIAVIFDEHGRTARFQEADKLVLYSKAEKEWKVEKKIELKNTFTEDMQTVRKNLEKIITELSGCNIIVGKAMNGLIYQVFDNAGYIISELVEFSTFILEELYQEIIQEMFYIQTEQEKVKKIPKTPIETEEKGSYFFDFSLLKNSDTSYSSKSTIIPFLNSTIFNKLEIICDHIMPWFEAEMYKRKLIYTINKIDNEKVSIVITPIL
- a CDS encoding choice-of-anchor A family protein, whose amino-acid sequence is MNNNFNYNASISGVGIPYDDITWYNVEGQPFGLASGFNVIVFNDANNIIDVEGAMAVGGSYYSPRGLSLGFERKNGVTDIGYSPDMVRFLVGGNVAMTGPLVVVGHVVAGGGFRAGKGSTYLIGKDNSGNQLEELKYLYQANGGSPYWTPSDKGDHYVIPSYDVPRYIPASRIDANVSQFFASARDSIESYKECIQNLPVNGTVVDNYHEWILRGNDPRQNVFLLDVRPNGLINKGIRAEVPAGSLVIVRIRSGNNAHLQYGLMGEEYRARQTLYVFEDATNIFMEVPADIWGSILAPQAKFHGHPTGGHVSGNAALDSLAVNANSGFEFHLYPFQGGLVCGEVIPEQPEQPSIPQPTCPPCPEAQPCPTPPPCPEAPPCPEAPPCPACPEVKPCPTCPEIQPCPTPPPCPVCPACPEVKPCPTCPEIQPCPTPPPCPVCPTCPEVKPCPSCPECPECPEAGTEYIGIPVPIPYPYCPEQEECQKCPDCLITPGIIFGCVWGCECCKPHEWDVMLYKICNDCETLIYCETICRYGCFKFEVPYDACYLLRVCPSANTCLSPGCKPKVTLKNIGVANFMLE
- a CDS encoding AlkZ-related protein, with the translated sequence MITSNGTFIMEGLEKEDSKRLKNHKELTKLVNTIGFLPLFKSNVPGFSVEEQTDKNAWWTGKKSEDPWEWRALIADEGDIAYGKFFSGKAGFISKEWYPIFAAYRRDGYDFDSRYEDGLASRKAKNIIDILTEHKTLLSNEMKMMAGFGKGGEKGFDTVMSTLQMQTYITVRGFVRKKNKKNQEYGWPVAVYSLSEDLFGEEYVKSEYRLSAGEAKDKIVKQLQQYYPEASIDELRKCIK
- a CDS encoding ABC transporter substrate-binding protein; its protein translation is MLFVLLCSLFTGCSQKEGQITIGIGQFAEHGSLDNCREGFLAGLKEAGYVEGENLKVLYDNAQADGGMAAQIANEYVSKKVDLICSIATPMAQSAFGAAKNSDIPIIFTAVTDPVLAELAKEDKTPSGNITGTSDKLPVKEQLEMIRAILPDAKKIGILYSTSEINSVSAIEEYKAAAADYGFEIVIKGITAAADIPLAADSLLESVDCISNLTDSTVVSSLPIILSKAANKNTPVFGSEVEQVKIGCLAAMGLDYYDLGIQTGKMAAKVLKGEAKAADLSFETIEAAAFYGNTAVADNLGINLPDNLVSSAKEMFSEITE